A single genomic interval of Bradyrhizobium sp. sBnM-33 harbors:
- a CDS encoding Fic family protein: MRLNFAETKAFQGKALPTETQLVGLSALVQILSVAAPVRRPSAVSEKHIRGSHRDEGDWRLFDKRYWPGDNFADHLTFALRHEDLDLLVLKRVFKTVPKAEIRDFVTAAPTGVPARRVWFLYEMLTGETLDIPDTPNVAAVDLFDPKAYFTGKPKLSKRHRVRNNLLGTKDFSPVIRRTSALVALTESGLAEKARETVGHTGGHVVSRAASFLLLADSRASFEIEGERPPRNRLERWGRAVVQAGKHALTLEEIVRLHSVLIEDTRLIHPGLRPDGVFLGERDHENNPLPEFIGARPDDLTSLMKGLIDANARMRDDGIDAVLQAASTAFGFVYVHPLQDGNGRLHRCLIHHVLAERKFTPPGMVFPVSSVMLDRIDDYRTTLQSHSGPLMEFIDWKPTSDRNVEVLNDTADLYCYFDCTDEAEFLYQCVKRTVEHDLPHEIDYLRRHDEARRKIMDTVEMPDRLADDLLLFIRQNKGVLSKKRREREFEKLTDDEVASIEAVVRDAFEGFEDSSNEQNHAP, translated from the coding sequence ATGCGGCTGAACTTTGCGGAGACAAAGGCTTTCCAAGGCAAGGCACTGCCTACCGAGACCCAACTCGTCGGGCTGTCAGCATTGGTCCAGATACTATCGGTTGCGGCACCCGTCCGTCGGCCTAGCGCCGTGTCGGAAAAGCATATCCGTGGCAGCCACCGGGATGAAGGCGACTGGCGGCTGTTCGACAAGAGATATTGGCCCGGCGACAATTTTGCAGATCACCTCACCTTTGCCCTGCGCCACGAAGACCTCGATCTCCTCGTGCTCAAGCGCGTGTTCAAGACGGTCCCGAAGGCAGAAATCCGTGACTTCGTCACAGCGGCACCAACCGGTGTGCCCGCGCGCCGGGTCTGGTTCCTCTACGAAATGCTAACTGGCGAGACGCTCGACATTCCGGATACCCCGAACGTCGCAGCTGTCGATTTGTTCGACCCGAAGGCTTATTTCACAGGCAAGCCCAAGCTGTCAAAACGGCACCGCGTTCGCAACAATCTGCTCGGAACGAAAGATTTCAGCCCAGTCATCCGAAGGACTTCCGCGCTCGTTGCCCTCACAGAGAGTGGTCTTGCGGAAAAGGCCCGCGAGACCGTCGGGCATACCGGCGGCCATGTGGTCTCCCGCGCCGCGAGTTTTCTGTTGCTCGCCGATAGCCGCGCAAGCTTCGAGATCGAAGGCGAACGCCCGCCCAGGAACCGGCTGGAGCGGTGGGGACGCGCTGTCGTGCAGGCAGGCAAGCATGCTCTGACCCTTGAAGAGATCGTGCGGCTACATAGCGTCCTCATCGAAGACACCCGGCTCATTCATCCAGGCCTTCGGCCAGATGGCGTTTTTCTGGGAGAGCGAGACCATGAGAACAATCCGCTGCCTGAGTTCATCGGCGCCAGACCCGACGACCTGACCAGCCTCATGAAAGGCCTGATCGACGCTAACGCGCGTATGCGCGATGACGGGATTGATGCCGTTCTACAAGCGGCAAGCACAGCTTTCGGGTTCGTCTATGTCCATCCGCTTCAGGACGGCAACGGACGCCTGCATCGCTGCCTCATCCACCATGTTCTGGCGGAGCGGAAATTCACGCCGCCAGGCATGGTGTTTCCGGTGTCGTCCGTCATGCTCGACCGGATTGATGACTACCGCACTACCCTGCAGTCCCATTCCGGGCCCTTGATGGAGTTTATCGACTGGAAACCGACATCGGACAGGAATGTCGAAGTGCTGAACGATACCGCCGACCTCTACTGCTATTTCGATTGCACCGACGAAGCGGAATTTTTGTATCAGTGCGTCAAGAGAACGGTGGAGCACGATCTGCCGCACGAAATCGATTATCTGCGCCGTCACGACGAAGCCCGCCGCAAAATCATGGACACGGTTGAAATGCCGGATCGCCTTGCAGACGACCTGCTTCTGTTCATCCGGCAGAACAAGGGCGTGCTTTCCAAGAAAAGAAGGGAGCGCGAATTCGAGAAGCTAACGGACGATGAGGTTGCAAGCATCGAGGCCGTTGTCCGGGATGCATTCGAAGGATTTGAAGATAGCTCAAACGAGCAAAATCACGCCCCGTAA
- a CDS encoding LysR family transcriptional regulator, giving the protein MVRVSIRQLEHELGAALFERRKRGTVLTPMGKIFLRRPHRRK; this is encoded by the coding sequence ATGGTTCGTGTGAGCATCCGCCAACTAGAGCACGAACTCGGCGCCGCCCTTTTCGAGCGACGCAAGCGCGGCACAGTACTTACGCCTATGGGCAAGATCTTCCTGCGCCGCCCGCATCGCCGCAAGTGA
- a CDS encoding ABC transporter permease subunit, with protein sequence MVTLALLVFFGLPSIGLAMSPPVAAIVVIAINTSAFQAEIWRASLLDFPTGQVDAARAVGMTRGLIFRRIVFPQVWRASMPAIANELTLVIKGSPAVAVMASSTSRAWRCAGPRKPISRLCPS encoded by the coding sequence ATGGTCACGCTCGCGCTTCTGGTTTTCTTCGGATTGCCGAGTATTGGCCTTGCCATGTCGCCGCCGGTCGCGGCGATCGTAGTCATTGCTATTAACACTTCTGCGTTCCAGGCTGAGATCTGGCGAGCGTCGCTGCTCGATTTTCCGACGGGCCAAGTCGATGCCGCCCGCGCGGTAGGCATGACGCGGGGGTTGATCTTCCGGCGCATTGTGTTCCCGCAGGTGTGGCGCGCGAGCATGCCGGCGATCGCGAACGAGCTTACCCTTGTCATCAAAGGGAGCCCAGCCGTTGCGGTCATGGCGTCGTCGACCTCACGCGCGTGGCGGTGCGCTGGTCCACGCAAACCTATCAGCCGATTGTGCCCTTCCTGA
- a CDS encoding amino acid ABC transporter permease: MIANFGAVLGEWRTLGIGFLNTVWICALAGALSLALAAFVSTLLVSRRKLIRRAAQGAVDLLRALPFLVLLFTVYYCLPVIGVRLSAWTCGLAALVVYNTAYFAEILRGAWAHMPREQEEAGRAYGYYGLGLYGRIILPQILIASGPVLGNQMITLVKNSAFLMMITIPDLTSLANLAQATYCIPFETLFVTVALYWVICSAIEGIVRAMDRVAVVRGHE; the protein is encoded by the coding sequence TTGATCGCGAACTTTGGCGCAGTTCTTGGGGAGTGGCGCACCCTCGGAATCGGGTTCCTCAACACCGTCTGGATATGCGCGCTCGCCGGCGCGCTATCGTTAGCACTCGCCGCGTTCGTGTCGACGCTGCTGGTATCGCGGCGGAAGCTGATCCGGCGCGCCGCGCAAGGCGCCGTGGACCTGCTGCGAGCGCTCCCGTTCCTCGTGCTGCTCTTCACCGTGTACTATTGCCTGCCCGTGATCGGCGTGAGGCTGTCGGCTTGGACTTGCGGACTGGCGGCGCTGGTCGTGTACAACACTGCGTACTTCGCCGAAATCCTGCGCGGCGCTTGGGCACACATGCCGCGAGAGCAGGAGGAGGCCGGGCGCGCCTACGGCTACTATGGCCTTGGGCTCTACGGGCGGATCATTCTTCCGCAGATACTTATCGCGTCCGGCCCGGTGCTCGGCAATCAGATGATCACGCTCGTTAAGAATTCAGCCTTTCTGATGATGATAACAATTCCCGATCTCACTTCTTTGGCGAACTTGGCCCAAGCCACCTACTGTATCCCGTTCGAGACTCTATTCGTCACGGTTGCCCTCTACTGGGTAATCTGCTCCGCAATCGAAGGGATTGTGCGCGCGATGGACCGCGTCGCGGTGGTGCGTGGCCATGAGTGA
- a CDS encoding ATP-binding cassette domain-containing protein yields the protein MSEPVVVAQRICKSFGSLRVLREVDLEVQAGRTLCILGPSGSGKSTLLRCLNFLERPDEGAVFLRGERVGFSCTAAGQERQMTDRELARMRTRMGMVFQQFNLWPHLTVLGACLSSDWSRGCESDSLRGHEQGISPLEDRRGPASAAERAGLCVAGPRFAFDRVAGQGKP from the coding sequence ATGAGTGAGCCCGTCGTTGTCGCGCAACGGATCTGCAAGAGCTTCGGCTCGCTGCGAGTGCTCCGGGAGGTCGATCTTGAAGTGCAGGCCGGGCGGACGCTTTGCATTCTTGGGCCGAGCGGCTCGGGTAAATCAACGTTGCTCCGCTGCCTGAACTTTCTCGAGCGACCGGACGAGGGAGCGGTGTTCCTGCGCGGCGAGCGCGTCGGCTTCTCGTGCACGGCCGCCGGTCAGGAGCGTCAGATGACCGATCGCGAACTGGCGCGCATGCGTACACGCATGGGCATGGTGTTTCAGCAGTTCAATCTGTGGCCGCACCTCACGGTCCTAGGAGCCTGTCTGAGTAGTGACTGGTCAAGAGGGTGCGAGTCTGATTCCTTGCGTGGCCATGAGCAAGGAATTTCGCCCCTGGAAGATCGACGAGGTCCAGCTTCTGCCGCCGAGCGTGCAGGACTATGTGTCGCAGGACCACGTTTCGCGTTTGATCGTGTCGCTGGTCAAGGAAAGCCTTGA
- a CDS encoding IS1182 family transposase: MQDYVSQDHVSRLIVSLVKESLDLSAILGSYRSGLGQPPFDPRMMTALLLHGYASGIYSSRRIARATVERADFMMIVAGDAPDFRTISEFRRRHLKALADLFVQVLKLAEKAGLVKLGHMALDGTKIKANASKHKAMSYDRMKKREAELEAEVDRWLKAAEAADAQEDKRYGDQRGDEMPDWVADKQKRLEKIREAKAALEAEAKAAAEVERKARAEERRVAEGGKKSGKTPTKTEPDGKAQRNFTDPESRILKTKDGYIQGYNAQAAVDGAHQIIVAQTLTSSSSDQAQLAPLLDGIRANLGTNPDEVSADAGYCSDANLRTIKRRRIEGYIATGRQKHGTKSATAKKASRPGSLIARMSTKLKRAGYRSRYRLRKQIVEPVFGQIKQARGFRQFLLRGIEKVSAEWALICTAHNLVKLARAA; this comes from the coding sequence GTGCAGGACTATGTGTCGCAGGACCACGTTTCGCGTTTGATCGTGTCGCTGGTCAAGGAAAGCCTTGATCTATCGGCGATCCTAGGCAGCTACCGGAGCGGGCTGGGTCAGCCGCCGTTTGATCCGCGGATGATGACGGCGCTGCTTCTACACGGCTATGCGAGCGGCATCTACTCGTCGCGGCGGATCGCCAGGGCGACGGTGGAGCGGGCGGATTTCATGATGATCGTGGCGGGCGATGCGCCGGACTTCCGCACGATCTCGGAGTTCCGGCGGCGGCATCTTAAGGCGCTGGCCGACCTGTTCGTGCAGGTGTTGAAGCTGGCCGAGAAGGCCGGGTTGGTGAAGCTCGGGCACATGGCGCTTGACGGCACCAAGATAAAGGCGAACGCGTCCAAGCACAAGGCGATGAGCTACGATCGGATGAAGAAGCGGGAAGCGGAGCTTGAAGCGGAGGTCGATCGCTGGCTCAAGGCCGCCGAGGCTGCCGATGCGCAGGAGGACAAGCGCTACGGCGACCAGCGCGGCGACGAGATGCCCGATTGGGTGGCCGACAAGCAGAAGCGGCTTGAGAAGATACGCGAGGCCAAGGCCGCGCTGGAGGCCGAAGCCAAGGCCGCAGCCGAGGTGGAACGCAAGGCGCGGGCCGAGGAGCGTCGCGTCGCCGAAGGCGGCAAGAAGAGCGGCAAGACGCCGACGAAAACGGAGCCCGACGGCAAGGCACAACGCAATTTCACCGACCCGGAAAGCCGCATCCTGAAGACCAAGGACGGTTACATCCAGGGCTACAACGCCCAGGCCGCGGTCGATGGTGCCCATCAGATCATCGTGGCGCAGACGCTGACCAGTTCCTCGAGCGATCAGGCGCAACTGGCGCCGTTGCTCGACGGGATCAGGGCCAATCTGGGGACCAATCCCGACGAAGTATCGGCCGACGCCGGCTACTGCTCCGACGCCAATCTTCGCACGATCAAACGGCGGCGCATCGAGGGCTACATCGCCACCGGAAGGCAGAAGCACGGCACCAAGTCCGCCACCGCGAAAAAGGCTTCAAGACCCGGCTCGCTGATCGCCAGGATGAGCACCAAGCTCAAGCGCGCCGGCTACCGAAGTCGCTACCGCTTGCGCAAGCAGATCGTCGAACCCGTGTTCGGACAGATCAAACAGGCAAGAGGGTTCAGGCAATTCCTGCTGCGCGGCATCGAAAAGGTCAGCGCAGAATGGGCGCTCATCTGCACCGCTCACAACCTCGTCAAGCTCGCAAGGGCCGCATGA
- a CDS encoding avidin/streptavidin family protein produces the protein MKKFLGLFLIAQFFLLSAEVMAQGLPAPSYWKNERGSELFVWSNNNGAIQGVFTNHAQGFACQGIPYPASGAFGPTGLYFVVTFAQCNSFTRWVGKTHGSQMPTSWTLFYIDKNGRPSKLKGKDTFTRVW, from the coding sequence ATGAAAAAGTTTCTGGGGCTTTTCCTGATCGCCCAGTTTTTCTTGCTTTCCGCCGAGGTCATGGCGCAGGGGCTTCCTGCTCCCTCGTACTGGAAGAATGAACGAGGTTCGGAACTGTTTGTTTGGTCCAACAACAACGGGGCAATACAGGGGGTTTTCACAAACCATGCTCAAGGGTTTGCGTGCCAGGGCATTCCTTACCCTGCATCGGGAGCCTTCGGTCCAACCGGCTTGTACTTTGTTGTTACTTTTGCCCAATGCAATTCCTTCACCCGCTGGGTCGGAAAGACTCACGGCTCCCAAATGCCCACGTCTTGGACGCTGTTCTACATCGACAAGAATGGTAGACCCAGTAAGTTGAAGGGCAAGGATACATTCACGCGCGTATGGTAG
- a CDS encoding TetR/AcrR family transcriptional regulator, producing MQKATPVLAAQGHEKISTAAIAKAARVCAGTFYLYFGSKEELLVELFKGNIERTWDDAFTLVRTRDTLVEQLSCLLANTTAGHDRDPALSRIFFREILFMQPPVLAAASDFAASVLYRRPSSRVAGPQRIRCRGRPSIARSCRLRSWFQSMLRHYSGAVTADMLARRLIKAIRMIVTAMCPVRLERVSPCAAATACRLSTA from the coding sequence ATGCAGAAAGCGACGCCCGTACTCGCGGCGCAAGGGCATGAAAAGATTTCAACGGCAGCGATCGCCAAGGCTGCAAGGGTCTGCGCCGGGACATTTTACTTATACTTCGGGTCCAAGGAAGAACTGCTTGTCGAGCTCTTCAAGGGCAATATCGAAAGAACCTGGGACGATGCGTTTACGCTCGTTCGAACGCGCGATACGCTCGTTGAACAGCTCTCCTGCCTGCTAGCGAATACGACAGCAGGTCACGATCGAGATCCCGCGCTGTCCCGCATATTCTTCCGGGAAATTCTGTTTATGCAGCCGCCGGTTCTCGCAGCTGCATCGGACTTTGCCGCATCCGTACTCTATCGCCGGCCTTCTTCGCGCGTCGCAGGACCGCAACGAATTCGCTGCCGAGGTCGACCCAGCATTGCTCGCTCATGTCGTCTTCGATCTTGGTTTCAGTCAATGCTGCGCCATTACAGCGGCGCAGTCACCGCTGACATGCTGGCCCGTCGGCTGATCAAGGCCATCCGAATGATTGTCACGGCCATGTGCCCGGTGCGGCTTGAACGGGTTAGCCCGTGCGCGGCGGCTACCGCTTGTAGACTTTCGACGGCGTAG
- a CDS encoding amidohydrolase family protein, producing MDVNLVPTETALEMATLNGARAVLWDDELGSVEGGKTADLALYDIETPEWVPRHDVVRNLVYCADGRSIQTVIVDGNVVFDSGRATGIDAGKAIAEASLAGERIAHRLGLDPRRRWPVVKSA from the coding sequence ATGGACGTCAACTTGGTCCCCACCGAGACGGCACTGGAAATGGCGACACTCAACGGCGCCCGTGCTGTGCTGTGGGACGACGAGTTGGGGTCGGTGGAGGGGGGGAAGACGGCGGATCTCGCCCTCTATGACATTGAGACGCCGGAGTGGGTGCCTCGCCACGATGTCGTCCGAAATCTAGTGTACTGCGCAGACGGTCGGAGCATTCAAACCGTCATTGTCGACGGCAACGTGGTATTCGACTCCGGCCGCGCGACCGGTATCGATGCGGGCAAGGCTATCGCCGAGGCCAGCCTTGCCGGGGAGCGGATCGCGCACCGGCTCGGCCTTGATCCCCGCCGGCGCTGGCCGGTAGTGAAGTCTGCTTAG
- a CDS encoding Fic family protein, with protein sequence MWNWEKPDWPKFTFDSKLLEPFETKFLVKSGEFLGAFKHVGQDDRDMLKIELISDEAVKTSEIEGEILRRESVQCSLRQQFGLEGDDTNVNEAEHGIAEMMANLYKRFADPLTHDMLFKWHKMLMSGDRKIQDIGGYRTHPEPMQVVTPIAGKPKVHFVAPPSNRMKKEMDAFIIWFNDGAPEGKNPLPALTRAGIAHLYFVCIHPFEDGNGRIGRAIAEKSLAENLGQPTLIALAYTIERKRRLYYEALERNNKDLEITDWLKYFALTILEAQESTINRVDFYVAKAKFYERLRGQFNERQEKVVARMFHEGIDRFKGGLSAENYISITKTSRATATRDLQDLVEMGAFTKTGELRHTRYKLNLPEDT encoded by the coding sequence ATGTGGAACTGGGAAAAGCCCGATTGGCCCAAATTTACCTTTGATTCGAAGCTCTTAGAGCCCTTCGAAACCAAGTTTCTCGTCAAATCCGGCGAGTTCTTGGGCGCTTTCAAGCATGTCGGCCAGGATGACCGTGACATGCTCAAAATCGAGCTCATCAGCGACGAAGCGGTAAAAACCTCGGAAATTGAAGGCGAGATACTGCGGCGCGAGAGCGTTCAATGCTCGCTGCGTCAGCAATTCGGACTTGAGGGCGACGATACCAACGTCAACGAAGCCGAGCACGGCATCGCGGAAATGATGGCGAATCTCTATAAAAGATTCGCCGATCCGCTGACGCACGACATGTTGTTCAAGTGGCACAAGATGCTGATGAGCGGCGATCGGAAAATCCAGGACATCGGCGGCTACCGCACCCATCCCGAACCGATGCAGGTTGTGACACCGATTGCAGGAAAGCCCAAAGTTCACTTTGTGGCGCCTCCCTCCAACAGAATGAAAAAGGAGATGGATGCGTTCATCATCTGGTTCAATGACGGCGCGCCAGAGGGAAAAAATCCCCTGCCCGCCCTTACGCGCGCCGGTATCGCGCATCTCTATTTCGTTTGCATTCATCCGTTCGAGGATGGTAACGGCCGTATCGGACGCGCCATAGCGGAAAAGTCGTTGGCGGAAAATCTCGGGCAGCCGACGCTCATTGCGCTCGCTTATACGATCGAACGCAAGCGGCGGCTTTACTACGAAGCTTTGGAGCGGAACAACAAAGACCTCGAAATCACCGATTGGCTGAAATATTTCGCGCTGACGATTCTCGAAGCGCAAGAGAGCACAATTAATCGGGTCGATTTCTACGTCGCTAAGGCCAAATTCTATGAGCGCCTTCGCGGTCAATTCAACGAGCGCCAAGAAAAGGTCGTGGCGCGTATGTTCCACGAAGGCATCGATCGGTTCAAGGGCGGCCTGAGTGCGGAAAACTATATCAGCATCACCAAGACATCACGCGCCACTGCGACAAGAGACCTACAAGATCTTGTCGAAATGGGCGCGTTTACGAAAACGGGCGAACTCAGGCACACCCGATACAAACTGAATTTGCCAGAGGACACCTAG
- a CDS encoding P-loop NTPase fold protein: MRPNSYRQHGCGNDTNRDFLNFTGVSDTVVEIIVQAKGKPISIGVSGAWGAGKSSMIRLVRAGLEQRAEGKRSDFIFVEFNAWLYQGYVRIPTIATTRYDGL, translated from the coding sequence ATGCGGCCTAATTCATATCGACAGCACGGATGTGGGAACGACACTAACCGCGACTTTCTAAATTTTACCGGCGTCTCTGACACGGTTGTTGAAATCATCGTTCAGGCTAAGGGCAAACCGATCTCCATTGGAGTTTCTGGTGCGTGGGGCGCTGGCAAGTCCTCAATGATCAGACTCGTTCGCGCTGGGCTCGAACAGCGCGCCGAGGGCAAGCGGTCAGATTTCATTTTTGTTGAGTTCAACGCTTGGCTTTATCAAGGATACGTGCGTATTCCGACGATCGCGACCACCCGCTACGACGGATTGTGA
- a CDS encoding P-loop NTPase fold protein produces MEVIATALAKEAEQRRTGLEKAKELLQRVNWFRAVKLGAGSALARSLRLPPTGILNEAIELGKKIATGNAGADDIAKAEGTVTDAASKASGLIKPRTESSPPKETHAIRKSCEETLEVMGTKLIVLIDDLDRCLPQTTISTLEAVRLFLFLENTAFVIAADDSVIRHAVRRHFDGIVDEGLVTSYFDKLIQVPIRVPPLGTQEVRAYLMLLFVENSTGGPFAQTDGVPLLPWQVNDAERRIAEIWGAPLEEVQHVLHNNLRMLGGFKRSSQHRLCLLMAATRQALLPAFASPESFLVEH; encoded by the coding sequence ATGGAAGTTATCGCGACAGCGCTCGCAAAAGAAGCCGAACAGCGCAGGACCGGGCTCGAAAAAGCCAAAGAGCTGCTGCAACGCGTGAATTGGTTTCGCGCCGTGAAACTTGGCGCAGGATCGGCCTTAGCGCGTTCGCTCCGCCTACCGCCGACAGGAATACTTAATGAAGCCATCGAACTCGGGAAAAAAATTGCGACCGGAAATGCTGGCGCTGACGACATCGCTAAGGCCGAAGGCACAGTAACCGATGCCGCCAGCAAGGCATCGGGCCTGATCAAGCCACGCACCGAGTCCTCGCCGCCTAAAGAAACTCATGCGATCCGCAAATCGTGCGAGGAAACCCTCGAAGTAATGGGCACGAAGCTTATTGTGCTGATTGATGATTTGGACCGCTGCCTTCCGCAAACGACGATATCAACGTTGGAGGCCGTTCGCCTTTTCTTGTTCCTGGAAAACACGGCGTTTGTCATTGCCGCCGATGACTCTGTCATACGTCACGCTGTCCGCCGTCACTTCGATGGGATCGTCGATGAAGGCTTGGTGACAAGTTACTTCGATAAGCTCATCCAAGTTCCTATTCGCGTTCCGCCCCTGGGGACACAGGAAGTAAGGGCGTATTTGATGTTGCTGTTTGTAGAGAACAGCACAGGTGGCCCCTTTGCTCAGACCGATGGGGTTCCCTTGCTGCCGTGGCAGGTAAACGACGCCGAACGCAGAATAGCCGAAATCTGGGGAGCGCCTCTGGAAGAAGTCCAGCATGTACTTCACAACAATCTTCGTATGCTGGGCGGATTCAAGCGGTCGTCGCAACACCGACTATGTTTGCTCATGGCAGCAACTCGTCAAGCGCTTCTGCCGGCGTTTGCCAGCCCAGAGTCTTTCTTGGTCGAGCATTGA
- a CDS encoding IS3 family transposase — MRFRFIEDRRADYPVTILCDVLGVSPAGYYAWRSRPESRRSAANRELVDDIKRVHHETRGRYGSSRIHIELKAQGRGVSRGRIERLMRRHGVRAIMAQPRRVRTTDSRHDFPIAPNLLERNFTAAAPNRIWLADITYIETDQGWLYLATVMDLYSRRIVGWAMEDHLRAELPLTALRMAISAQRPGAGLIHHSDRGVQGGFKRSSQHSGVGGCDEHSKAAIGTVWTSAITIVRATACGWTG, encoded by the coding sequence ATGAGATTCCGCTTCATCGAAGATCGCCGCGCCGACTACCCGGTGACGATCCTGTGCGACGTGCTTGGGGTCTCGCCGGCCGGCTATTATGCTTGGCGCTCGCGCCCGGAGAGCCGGCGATCTGCCGCCAACCGCGAACTCGTCGACGACATCAAGCGGGTCCATCACGAAACCCGTGGACGCTATGGCAGCTCGCGTATCCATATCGAGCTGAAGGCTCAGGGCCGTGGGGTGAGCCGCGGCCGCATCGAGCGGCTGATGCGCCGTCACGGCGTTCGGGCTATCATGGCGCAGCCGCGTCGGGTGCGGACCACCGACAGTCGCCACGACTTTCCGATCGCCCCGAACCTGCTCGAGCGGAACTTCACCGCCGCCGCGCCGAACCGGATCTGGCTCGCCGACATCACCTATATCGAGACCGATCAGGGCTGGCTCTATCTGGCCACCGTCATGGATCTCTACAGCCGCAGGATCGTCGGCTGGGCAATGGAAGATCATTTGCGTGCCGAACTGCCACTCACGGCGTTGCGGATGGCCATCTCGGCGCAGCGGCCTGGCGCCGGCCTGATCCACCATTCCGATCGCGGTGTTCAAGGCGGATTCAAGCGGTCGTCGCAACACTCTGGAGTTGGAGGTTGCGATGAGCATTCGAAAGCGGCGATCGGCACGGTCTGGACGAGCGCCATTACCATCGTCAGGGCGACCGCCTGTGGCTGGACGGGATGA
- a CDS encoding transposase: MEGRQRRSFTDDYKRQAVDLVASSGRSIGSVAKELGLPDSVLRRWVERRGGGREPTAAARRPTTQATLPSADHAAEIARLQRENERLRMERDILKNCPAPWRACAA, translated from the coding sequence ATGGAAGGACGTCAACGTCGGTCGTTTACGGACGATTACAAGCGGCAAGCGGTCGATCTGGTGGCTTCGAGCGGCCGCTCGATCGGATCGGTCGCCAAGGAACTTGGCCTGCCCGATTCCGTGTTGCGGCGTTGGGTGGAACGACGTGGGGGTGGGCGGGAGCCGACGGCGGCGGCGCGGCGCCCCACAACGCAGGCGACGCTGCCGTCGGCGGACCACGCGGCGGAGATCGCGCGTCTGCAGCGAGAGAACGAGCGACTGCGTATGGAGCGCGACATTTTAAAAAACTGTCCAGCACCGTGGCGCGCCTGTGCGGCGTAG